A window of Micromonospora eburnea genomic DNA:
GCCGGTCGGTGGTGGACGCATCGAGGTGCGCCCCACGGTCGGTGTACTCGGTGGCGTGGGCGTAGATCTTCCAGCCGTGCCACGTCGGGTAGGCGTTCACCGCCCGATAGGGCCGGCCGTCGCTGTCGGCGCCCTGGTGCTCCTTGCCGAACAGCACGTCCGGGCCGTCAAGGCCAGCCAGGTGCAGCCAAGACCGCAGCTCGGCAATGCTGTCGAAGTTCACGTCCAGGGAGGTGCCGTCACTGCGGACACGGATAGCGGTCGGGTTGGCCAGCAGCAACAGCTCGGCCATCACCGCCCGACGGTTCTTTCGAGGGGTGGTCATCGGAGCGTCTCCTTCACGGTCGGAACCTCGCTGTTGAGGGCGTGGGCAATGGCGAACGGGGCGAGCATCACCAGCGGCCCGCCCAGCAGGATCAGGAGCAGAAGCCAGATCACGGGGCGCCTCCTTCGTGGCAGTCGATGCACTCGCCCAGCGAGCGCGGGATGCAGTAAGGCCGGACCGTGCCGCAGGTCCGGCACGTACGGCGCGCGGTCAGCGCGGCGCGGACCGCCCGGAGCTGGGCGGGGGTGGCGGTGCGCTTCGGACGGGCCAGATCGACCCGGTACAGGTAGGCGGCGCGAGTGCCACCGACACCGCGCCACAGGATTTGAGCGGCGATCGGTTGACCACCGGGCCGCAGCCCAGCGGCGGCCAGTTGACGGCGGGTGGCGTAGCCGGGCGGGGCGCCGCGCCACCAGTAGGTGGGGATGCCGTACCGCGTTCCGTCCGGATCGTGGTAGGCGGCCCGGACGCGGGCCATCAGGCCACAGCGGCGGTCGGGCTGGTCGCGCGGGCGGCCAGCAGCGCGCGGGCCTCCCGCAGCACCCGACGCTGCGCCCGGCGTACCCGCTGCCAGTCC
This region includes:
- a CDS encoding RRQRL motif-containing zinc-binding protein encodes the protein MARVRAAYHDPDGTRYGIPTYWWRGAPPGYATRRQLAAAGLRPGGQPIAAQILWRGVGGTRAAYLYRVDLARPKRTATPAQLRAVRAALTARRTCRTCGTVRPYCIPRSLGECIDCHEGGAP